A single region of the bacterium genome encodes:
- a CDS encoding zinc-binding dehydrogenase has protein sequence MTVRAAVIPAPGSPVEVRSFPEPVLEPGAALLRTRYSEVCGTDVHLQHGRLAGVPYPLIPGHINVGTLERLNGSVCDAFSAELAEGDLVTFLDVHETCHNCWYCLVAKASTRCPQRKVYGITYGAEEGLLGGWSELILLKPGVKIMRLPEGLPAELAIAGGCALPTAFHAVERGQVGLGDHVLVQGTGPVGLMAGALARLSGAQQVIAIGAPDLRLDMARRLGADHVLNLQTTTPAERREAVLALTGGRGADVTIEASGNPQAVPEGMRLTRDAGVYVVVGQYTDAGPVEFNPHLDLNRKHLDVRATWGIDFSHLYKALHSMARFRDDLPWGAVISAYYGLEDANEALRAVAAGEVVKAVMCPNGRPQ, from the coding sequence GTGACTGTCCGCGCCGCCGTCATCCCCGCCCCCGGTTCTCCCGTTGAGGTCCGCAGCTTCCCTGAGCCCGTGCTGGAGCCCGGAGCGGCCCTGCTGCGGACACGCTACTCGGAGGTCTGCGGCACCGACGTGCACCTGCAGCACGGGCGGCTGGCCGGTGTCCCCTATCCCCTGATCCCCGGCCACATCAATGTCGGCACGCTGGAGCGGCTCAACGGGTCGGTCTGCGATGCCTTTAGCGCGGAGCTGGCCGAGGGTGACCTGGTCACCTTCCTCGATGTCCACGAGACCTGCCACAACTGCTGGTACTGCCTAGTGGCCAAGGCCAGCACGCGCTGCCCGCAGCGCAAGGTGTACGGCATCACCTACGGGGCCGAGGAGGGGCTGCTGGGCGGCTGGAGCGAACTCATCCTGCTCAAGCCGGGGGTCAAGATCATGCGGCTGCCGGAGGGCCTGCCGGCGGAGCTGGCCATCGCGGGCGGCTGCGCCCTGCCGACGGCGTTCCATGCTGTCGAGCGTGGGCAAGTCGGGCTCGGCGACCATGTGCTGGTGCAGGGCACCGGGCCGGTGGGGCTGATGGCTGGCGCGCTGGCGCGGCTCTCGGGTGCGCAGCAGGTCATCGCCATCGGCGCCCCGGACCTGCGGCTGGACATGGCCCGGCGCCTGGGAGCGGACCACGTGCTCAATCTGCAGACCACGACGCCGGCGGAGCGGCGCGAGGCCGTGCTGGCGCTGACTGGCGGCCGCGGGGCCGATGTGACCATCGAAGCCTCCGGCAATCCCCAGGCCGTCCCCGAGGGCATGAGGCTGACCCGTGATGCCGGGGTGTACGTCGTCGTCGGCCAGTACACCGACGCCGGCCCCGTGGAGTTCAACCCGCACCTGGACCTGAACCGCAAGCACCTCGACGTGCGGGCGACGTGGGGCATTGACTTCTCACACCTGTACAAGGCCCTCCACAGCATGGCGCGCTTCCGCGACGACTTGCCGTGGGGTGCGGTCATCAGCGCGTACTACGGCCTGGAGGACGCCAACGAGGCCCTGCGAGCCGTGGCGGCCGGTGAGGTCGTCAAGGCCGTCATGTGCCCGAACGGGCGGCCACAGTGA
- a CDS encoding sigma-70 family RNA polymerase sigma factor, with protein sequence MALTHTDICSLAQRARGGDTQAFDALARHTRPLLVRLGGQWLREPHLAEELAQETLLRAYQRLGSLREPAAFVGWLTAIARNWALQRLRSASATEEVPLSPDEPCPIPDPGGDIALHTDLLTALSRLPEQQRAVARLCLLEQRSVAEVAAMLGAPPEVVKGRLQRARATLRKELRHLMPTSSKERPPLVLVVDDETHIARLIQVSLETIGYRVSVAHDGEAALALAQRQTPALVILDLLMPRMDGWTVLRHLRSERKTLLTPVLVVSALPPDEPRNALCHELADAYWQKPFSPLVLQAWVDRRLGRIAPKAARQLAQWRQLRFGGAATPAEVVPHLAADEYALVRVEARVLLAEMGSEATPALAAALHHADEGVWSASALILAQRDEPAAVEALTPLLQHDDQQRRWEALAAIGQMRNEAALLALADEARPVFEQVVAALDDPTESIRATAQAVLRRVKTPEAAVLLRDHSGGRQLRVRKMDEEGSVSVTRVSSAPRGAQDPGRHAP encoded by the coding sequence ATGGCACTCACACACACAGACATATGCAGCCTCGCCCAGCGTGCCCGCGGCGGTGACACGCAAGCCTTCGATGCTCTGGCGCGGCACACGCGCCCCCTGCTCGTGCGGCTGGGGGGCCAGTGGCTGCGCGAACCCCACCTGGCCGAGGAACTGGCGCAAGAAACGCTGCTGCGAGCCTACCAGCGGCTCGGATCCCTACGCGAGCCGGCGGCGTTTGTGGGATGGCTGACGGCCATCGCGCGTAACTGGGCGCTCCAGCGGCTGCGGTCGGCGAGTGCCACCGAAGAGGTCCCCCTGTCGCCTGACGAGCCCTGCCCGATCCCCGACCCCGGCGGCGACATCGCCCTGCACACAGACTTGCTGACTGCTCTGTCACGCCTGCCCGAACAACAACGCGCCGTCGCCCGGCTGTGTCTCTTGGAGCAGCGGTCGGTGGCGGAAGTCGCCGCCATGCTGGGCGCACCGCCTGAGGTCGTCAAGGGGCGGCTACAGCGGGCTCGCGCCACACTACGGAAGGAGTTGCGTCATCTCATGCCGACTTCCAGCAAAGAGCGTCCCCCCCTGGTTCTGGTCGTGGACGACGAGACGCACATCGCACGCCTCATCCAGGTGAGCCTGGAGACCATCGGCTACCGTGTGAGCGTGGCTCACGATGGCGAGGCCGCGCTGGCGCTCGCCCAACGGCAGACGCCGGCACTGGTTATCCTCGACCTGCTCATGCCCCGGATGGACGGCTGGACGGTGCTGCGGCATCTGCGCTCGGAGCGCAAGACGCTGCTCACGCCGGTCCTCGTGGTCAGCGCCCTGCCGCCGGACGAGCCGCGCAACGCCCTCTGCCACGAGCTGGCCGATGCGTACTGGCAGAAGCCGTTCAGCCCGCTCGTGCTGCAGGCCTGGGTGGACCGGCGCCTGGGGCGCATCGCTCCGAAGGCCGCACGGCAGTTGGCCCAGTGGCGTCAGCTCCGCTTCGGCGGGGCCGCCACACCGGCGGAGGTCGTGCCGCACCTGGCTGCCGATGAGTACGCACTGGTGCGCGTGGAGGCGCGTGTCCTCCTGGCGGAGATGGGGAGTGAGGCCACTCCGGCGCTAGCGGCGGCGCTGCATCACGCCGATGAGGGCGTCTGGTCTGCGTCCGCCCTCATCCTGGCCCAGAGGGACGAGCCCGCGGCAGTCGAGGCGCTGACGCCATTGCTGCAGCATGACGACCAGCAGCGCCGCTGGGAGGCCCTGGCGGCCATCGGGCAGATGCGGAACGAGGCGGCGTTGCTGGCACTGGCAGACGAGGCGCGGCCGGTCTTCGAGCAAGTAGTGGCCGCGCTGGACGATCCCACGGAGTCCATCCGGGCCACGGCCCAGGCTGTGCTTCGGAGGGTCAAGACGCCGGAGGCAGCGGTACTGCTGCGCGACCACAGCGGCGGGAGACAACTGCGCGTCCGGAAGATGGACGAGGAGGGGTCGGTCAGCGTGACGAGAGTCAGCTCTGCTCCGCGCGGTGCACAGGACCCAGGCCGTCATGCGCCGTAG
- a CDS encoding methyltransferase domain-containing protein, which produces MRKRDFQELYNLEETYWWFVGRRKLVRQLIQRYVNDPEALVLDAGCGTGGTMKELKGAANLCGCDCSPHALAYCRERGFDRVAAGDVAALPYAENTFAAVISCDVLEHLPDDQAGLAEMMRVLRPGGCLIVTVPAHRFLWSEHDEALAHRRRYSARELRRKLQETGARVVKLSPVVVAAFGPILAFRLAQRLRPKLPDEPRTDLRVLSPWLNNLLIGTLQLENWLLRFVGLPVGTSLVAVARKDGA; this is translated from the coding sequence ATGAGAAAGCGCGACTTCCAGGAGCTGTACAACCTCGAGGAAACCTACTGGTGGTTCGTCGGGCGCCGCAAGCTGGTGCGGCAGCTCATCCAGCGGTACGTGAATGACCCGGAAGCCCTCGTGCTGGATGCCGGCTGCGGCACCGGGGGCACGATGAAGGAGCTGAAGGGCGCAGCCAACCTGTGCGGCTGCGACTGCTCGCCCCACGCCCTGGCATACTGTCGCGAGCGCGGCTTCGACCGCGTCGCCGCCGGCGATGTCGCGGCCCTGCCGTATGCCGAGAACACCTTCGCCGCGGTCATCAGTTGCGACGTCCTGGAACACCTGCCGGACGATCAGGCGGGACTGGCCGAGATGATGCGCGTGCTGCGGCCGGGGGGCTGTCTCATCGTCACTGTGCCGGCCCATCGCTTCCTGTGGAGCGAGCACGACGAGGCGCTGGCCCACCGCCGTCGCTACTCCGCGCGGGAGTTGCGCCGCAAGCTGCAGGAGACCGGTGCACGAGTGGTGAAACTGTCGCCCGTAGTCGTGGCGGCCTTTGGCCCCATTCTGGCTTTCCGGCTGGCGCAGCGTCTGCGCCCGAAGCTCCCGGACGAACCCCGCACCGACCTGCGGGTGCTGTCGCCCTGGCTGAACAATCTCCTGATCGGTACCCTCCAGCTGGAGAACTGGCTGCTGCGGTTCGTGGGGCTGCCGGTCGGCACATCGCTGGTCGCAGTGGCGCGGAAGGACGGCGCGTGA
- the lexA gene encoding transcriptional repressor LexA: MPSDDLSPRRQQILDCIVSTTRDRGYPPTVREIGQAVGLTSSSSVHFHLRALEKTGYLERDGSLTRALRPRPFRHAQPSRYVPLVGKVAAGEPILAQQNIEEAMPLPEGLFPDGDLFLLRVRGDSMINAGIMDGDLVVVKRQQSADNGDIIVALLDEEATVKRFFQHSHAVELRPENEALEPIITREAQILGRVCGVIRSYQ, from the coding sequence ATGCCCAGCGACGACCTCAGTCCGCGCCGCCAGCAAATCCTCGACTGCATTGTCAGCACCACGCGCGACCGGGGCTACCCGCCGACCGTGCGCGAGATCGGGCAGGCCGTGGGGCTGACTTCCAGCTCCTCGGTGCACTTCCACCTGCGGGCGCTGGAGAAGACCGGCTATCTCGAGCGCGACGGTTCGCTCACCCGCGCGCTGCGCCCCCGGCCCTTCCGCCACGCCCAACCCTCACGCTACGTCCCGCTGGTGGGCAAGGTCGCAGCCGGCGAGCCGATCCTGGCGCAGCAGAACATCGAGGAGGCCATGCCGCTCCCCGAGGGGCTCTTTCCCGATGGCGACCTGTTTCTCCTCCGCGTGCGCGGCGATAGCATGATCAACGCCGGGATCATGGACGGCGACCTGGTCGTAGTGAAGCGCCAGCAGAGCGCCGACAACGGCGACATCATCGTAGCGCTGCTGGACGAGGAGGCCACGGTGAAGCGGTTCTTCCAACACAGCCATGCCGTGGAGCTGCGGCCGGAGAATGAGGCGCTGGAGCCGATCATCACCCGCGAGGCGCAGATCCTGGGGCGCGTCTGCGGTGTCATCAGGTCGTATCAGTAG
- a CDS encoding PP2C family protein-serine/threonine phosphatase encodes MTPPGAAEARQRSVREDSDIIVALIRTAFIIAYYILRAHGYPRPVDGDPDELWRYALQLLDGVVLVAALFNLLLLLLYLRGIVLWRMRPLALLVDLAMIGTAIAVFRQAGYDAFDLLYLIIIPAAVWFRRLGAVLVALAATVIATVMPYALFHEPAPAAGWFQAAAAQGVWLLLIGLIAGYLMRAWDVEYAGVLELRQEMRVARVLQSRMLPERVPQLAGYDVGLVFEPARQVGGDFYDLRLLDPDHLLIVLADMSGKSVYGLVHLSLVHSHLQAALRESLSPAAAAAHVNETTYEALQPESYAALFIGVLRLSDGMLTFANCGYVPPLVVPADPEAPVVPLSTGGTVVAAWREAKYQERQIQLAPGDMLVCFSDGISEARSRKREFFGEERVGKLVQQRQEERAQEVAQAVRAAAGKFAAEPGQDDITVIALQRRPTDTT; translated from the coding sequence ATGACGCCGCCAGGTGCGGCTGAGGCTCGCCAGCGTTCGGTCCGCGAGGACTCGGACATCATCGTCGCCCTCATTCGAACTGCCTTCATCATCGCCTATTACATCCTGCGCGCCCACGGCTATCCGCGCCCCGTGGACGGCGACCCTGACGAGCTGTGGCGGTACGCACTCCAACTCCTCGACGGGGTCGTTCTGGTCGCGGCCCTGTTCAACCTCCTGCTCCTGCTGCTGTACCTGCGGGGGATCGTGCTGTGGCGCATGCGCCCCCTGGCGCTGCTGGTGGACCTGGCCATGATCGGGACCGCCATCGCCGTCTTCCGCCAGGCCGGCTATGACGCCTTCGATCTGCTCTACCTCATCATCATCCCGGCCGCTGTCTGGTTCCGGCGCCTGGGCGCCGTACTGGTGGCCCTGGCTGCCACGGTCATCGCGACGGTGATGCCGTACGCGCTGTTCCACGAGCCGGCCCCTGCTGCCGGTTGGTTCCAGGCCGCGGCGGCGCAGGGCGTCTGGCTGCTGCTCATCGGCCTGATCGCCGGCTACCTGATGCGCGCCTGGGACGTCGAGTATGCCGGGGTGCTGGAACTGCGGCAGGAGATGCGCGTCGCGCGGGTGCTGCAGTCGCGCATGTTGCCTGAGCGGGTGCCGCAACTGGCCGGCTACGATGTGGGGCTGGTGTTCGAGCCGGCGCGGCAGGTGGGTGGCGACTTCTACGACCTGCGGCTGCTCGACCCGGACCACCTCCTGATCGTGCTGGCCGACATGTCCGGCAAGAGCGTCTACGGGCTCGTGCACCTGTCGCTGGTGCACTCTCACCTGCAGGCGGCGCTCCGAGAGAGCCTCTCGCCCGCAGCGGCCGCCGCCCATGTCAATGAGACCACCTATGAGGCCCTGCAACCCGAGAGCTATGCCGCCCTCTTCATCGGGGTCCTGCGCCTGTCGGATGGCATGCTCACGTTCGCCAACTGCGGCTATGTGCCGCCCCTCGTCGTCCCCGCCGACCCGGAGGCCCCGGTTGTTCCGCTGAGCACCGGCGGCACCGTCGTCGCTGCCTGGCGCGAGGCGAAGTACCAGGAGCGCCAGATCCAATTGGCGCCGGGCGACATGCTCGTATGCTTCTCAGACGGGATCTCCGAGGCGCGGAGCCGCAAGCGGGAGTTCTTCGGCGAAGAGCGGGTGGGGAAGCTGGTGCAACAGCGCCAGGAGGAGCGGGCACAGGAAGTGGCCCAGGCGGTACGAGCGGCCGCCGGCAAGTTTGCCGCCGAGCCCGGCCAGGATGACATCACGGTGATCGCGCTGCAGCGTCGCCCTACTGATACGACCTGA
- a CDS encoding protein-L-isoaspartate(D-aspartate) O-methyltransferase yields MPTASPPDPELIARRRLEMVEHQIRGRGVHDERVLLAMSMLPRHEFVPPGLRDEAYADMALPIGQGQTISQPYMVGLMLSLLQLEPEHTALEIGAGSGYVAALLGMLCRAVHAVELVPELAERARRAIQKVGLTNVHIVAGDGTLGYPEAAPFDRILVSAAAPALPQPLVEQLAEGGRLVAPVGGRSVQTCEIHTRQGGRLHLERSIDCVFVPLLGEHGWKDR; encoded by the coding sequence ATGCCGACGGCCAGCCCCCCCGACCCGGAACTCATCGCGCGGCGCCGCCTGGAGATGGTCGAGCACCAGATCCGGGGGCGCGGCGTCCATGACGAGCGTGTGCTGCTCGCCATGTCCATGCTGCCGCGCCATGAGTTCGTCCCGCCCGGCCTGCGCGACGAAGCCTACGCCGACATGGCCTTGCCGATCGGCCAGGGACAGACCATCTCCCAGCCCTACATGGTGGGGCTGATGCTCAGCTTGCTGCAGCTTGAGCCGGAGCACACGGCGCTGGAGATCGGGGCCGGATCGGGCTATGTCGCGGCCCTGCTGGGGATGCTGTGCAGGGCCGTCCATGCCGTCGAGCTGGTCCCAGAGCTGGCCGAGCGGGCGCGGCGGGCCATTCAGAAAGTCGGCCTGACCAACGTCCACATCGTTGCCGGTGACGGGACCCTGGGCTACCCCGAGGCGGCGCCGTTCGACCGCATCCTCGTCTCCGCGGCGGCGCCGGCCCTGCCGCAGCCGCTGGTGGAGCAGCTCGCGGAGGGCGGGCGCCTCGTCGCGCCGGTCGGCGGCCGGTCGGTGCAGACCTGCGAGATACACACCAGGCAGGGCGGCAGGCTGCACCTGGAGCGCAGCATAGACTGCGTGTTTGTGCCCCTCCTGGGCGAACACGGGTGGAAGGACCGCTAG
- a CDS encoding sugar phosphate isomerase/epimerase, with translation MRIGFRTAGFREWPVQQALEELARMGYDAVELCLEHPDMRPERLTEAEASALAVATRDLGLEIASISYHGDNDEPEQRLTNQQRSIALTAAMGSDLLILNTPRQVAGSEAEQWEALVSWVETGLLPEAEKHGVRLAFEPEPGLVLHGRREMLQLLSHLPHSLLGVNLDLGHAWLTDESVPDTVRQLAPWLWHVHFEDFPRGEHRHLPPGEGDMPLAEIHAALQEVGYAGPYTIDLFNIADDPARHAAASLAAIRLLLA, from the coding sequence ATGAGGATCGGCTTCCGAACCGCAGGCTTCCGTGAATGGCCGGTGCAACAGGCGCTGGAGGAGTTGGCCCGGATGGGCTACGATGCCGTGGAGCTGTGCCTGGAGCATCCCGACATGCGCCCCGAGCGCCTGACCGAGGCTGAGGCGTCTGCCCTGGCCGTGGCGACGCGCGACCTGGGCCTGGAGATCGCGAGCATCAGCTACCACGGCGACAACGACGAGCCCGAGCAGCGCCTGACGAACCAGCAGCGGAGCATCGCCCTCACGGCGGCGATGGGGAGCGATCTGCTCATCCTCAACACGCCCCGCCAGGTCGCTGGGAGCGAGGCGGAGCAGTGGGAGGCCCTGGTCTCGTGGGTCGAGACCGGGCTGCTCCCTGAGGCCGAGAAGCACGGCGTGCGGCTGGCCTTCGAGCCCGAGCCCGGCCTGGTGCTCCATGGCCGGCGCGAGATGCTGCAGCTCCTCTCACATCTCCCCCACTCCCTGCTGGGCGTGAACCTCGACCTGGGCCACGCGTGGCTCACCGACGAGAGCGTGCCTGACACCGTAAGGCAACTTGCACCCTGGCTGTGGCATGTGCACTTCGAGGACTTCCCGCGCGGGGAGCACCGCCACCTGCCACCCGGCGAGGGCGACATGCCGCTGGCCGAGATCCACGCGGCCCTGCAGGAGGTCGGCTACGCCGGCCCGTACACGATTGACCTGTTCAACATTGCGGACGACCCGGCGCGACACGCGGCGGCGAGTCTCGCGGCGATCCGGTTACTGCTCGCGTAG
- a CDS encoding PHP domain-containing protein — translation MAIPYDCHTHTTFSDGRNSVEENVRQAEAMGLELVVISDHLWPDTDDLSTHVQRIVAADAESPIHVVPGLEVTVQDSMGTVPLTDRDASLVRFVLADIGGCTRGVAIDPPADVDRYLSNIFRTTLAMVENPLVHALAHPFNLGRFPATVTPAQLPRSGLREVGAALFEADKAFEIMNQMSWWYPDMSERQFTLEYAELLAVMAEQNAKFVLGSDAHSCGAVGAQGWCRRVMELAGIEKSQVVDLPRKFSDRHPPVR, via the coding sequence ATGGCGATTCCGTACGACTGCCACACCCACACCACGTTCTCGGACGGCCGCAATTCCGTCGAGGAGAACGTGCGCCAGGCGGAGGCCATGGGCCTGGAGTTGGTCGTCATCAGCGACCATCTGTGGCCGGACACCGATGACCTCAGCACCCACGTCCAGCGCATTGTGGCGGCCGATGCCGAGAGCCCTATCCATGTCGTACCGGGCCTGGAGGTCACGGTCCAGGACTCCATGGGGACAGTGCCCCTCACCGACCGCGACGCCAGCCTCGTGCGGTTCGTGCTGGCGGACATCGGCGGCTGTACCCGCGGCGTAGCCATTGATCCGCCGGCCGATGTGGACCGTTACCTGTCGAACATCTTCCGCACCACCCTCGCCATGGTCGAGAACCCGCTGGTGCACGCCCTGGCCCACCCCTTCAACCTGGGGCGCTTCCCGGCCACGGTGACCCCGGCGCAGCTCCCGCGCAGCGGCCTGCGCGAGGTCGGCGCGGCCCTGTTCGAGGCGGACAAGGCCTTCGAGATCATGAACCAGATGAGCTGGTGGTACCCGGACATGTCCGAGCGCCAGTTCACGCTGGAGTATGCAGAGTTACTGGCCGTGATGGCCGAACAGAACGCCAAGTTCGTCCTGGGCAGCGATGCGCACTCGTGTGGAGCGGTGGGGGCGCAGGGCTGGTGCCGCCGGGTGATGGAGCTGGCGGGCATCGAGAAGTCGCAAGTCGTTGATCTGCCGCGCAAGTTCTCAGACCGACATCCGCCGGTGAGATAG
- a CDS encoding TrkH family potassium uptake protein gives MRSSNRRYLIHRLLVVTGSLGRLLGLFGLVLIVPGVVGLLYGEVRVGLAFVVCGAVTALGGGVLRRKLPRGRLGTREAILLCTGAWAVCSLLAAIPLHLTSPLRGLDAIFECVSGLTTTGLTVLQGLDNQPHAIIFWRSLSQLLGGLGILSFFLLVSYPGSAAHRLLQTESTMVHVPRPTPSLQRTVAITWMIYGVLLVANLVVLLILGVGGFQAINYAFTTTSTGGFAPHDLGVGQFAAAGHPNAYAIELATIVFMLLGGINYLLHYRALTGRVSVLLTATEPRRYWLLLLGALALVTVEALALPQNWEALAQAGPTGTMGGSIGFTCFRIASFQTASLVSSAGHVTVPLHYSFFGPAARQVFMGLLMLGGCAGSTAGGLKIVRAAVLGKSLIQETRKLSHPEGSVLPVVLDRRVIEARVVQSMAAMAFAWIVFTGVGGVLMALDSSHGGFECLSLSVSALSNTGPSLMPMQQTALLPPLSKVVLMVWMIAGRLEILPVLALFSARTWHQ, from the coding sequence ATGCGGAGCAGCAACCGCCGCTACCTCATACACCGTCTGTTGGTCGTCACGGGCTCCCTGGGGCGGCTGCTGGGCCTGTTCGGTCTGGTCCTGATCGTGCCCGGGGTGGTCGGTCTGCTCTATGGCGAGGTTCGCGTGGGCCTGGCGTTCGTCGTGTGCGGCGCAGTGACGGCGCTGGGCGGCGGGGTGCTGCGGCGGAAGCTCCCCCGGGGGCGGCTGGGCACGCGCGAGGCCATTCTGCTATGCACCGGCGCCTGGGCGGTCTGCTCCCTGCTGGCGGCGATCCCGCTGCACCTGACGTCACCACTGCGCGGCCTGGACGCGATCTTCGAGTGCGTCAGCGGCCTGACGACGACGGGGCTGACCGTGCTGCAGGGCCTGGACAACCAGCCGCACGCGATCATCTTCTGGCGGTCGCTGAGCCAACTGCTCGGGGGCCTCGGCATCCTGTCGTTCTTCCTGCTGGTCAGCTACCCGGGCAGCGCGGCACATCGGCTACTGCAGACCGAATCCACGATGGTGCATGTGCCGCGGCCCACGCCCAGCCTGCAGCGGACCGTGGCCATCACCTGGATGATCTATGGGGTGCTGCTGGTCGCCAACCTCGTGGTTCTCCTCATCCTGGGCGTCGGGGGATTCCAGGCGATCAACTACGCCTTCACCACCACCTCGACCGGCGGCTTTGCCCCTCACGACCTGGGGGTGGGCCAATTCGCCGCTGCGGGGCACCCGAACGCCTACGCCATCGAGCTGGCGACCATCGTCTTCATGCTGCTGGGCGGGATCAACTACCTGCTGCACTACCGGGCCCTGACCGGACGCGTCAGTGTGCTGTTGACGGCGACCGAGCCGCGGCGCTACTGGCTGCTACTGCTGGGCGCCCTGGCGCTGGTGACGGTCGAGGCCCTGGCTCTGCCGCAGAACTGGGAGGCGCTGGCCCAGGCCGGCCCGACCGGAACCATGGGAGGGAGCATTGGCTTCACGTGCTTCCGCATCGCCAGCTTCCAGACCGCCTCGCTCGTGAGCAGCGCCGGCCACGTGACGGTGCCGCTGCACTACAGCTTCTTCGGCCCGGCAGCGCGGCAGGTGTTCATGGGCCTGCTGATGCTGGGCGGCTGCGCGGGCTCGACGGCCGGCGGGCTCAAGATCGTGCGCGCGGCCGTTCTGGGCAAGAGCCTGATCCAGGAGACGCGCAAGCTCTCTCACCCCGAGGGCAGCGTCCTGCCCGTCGTGCTCGATCGGCGGGTCATCGAGGCCCGCGTGGTGCAGTCCATGGCGGCGATGGCCTTCGCGTGGATCGTGTTCACCGGGGTGGGTGGAGTGCTCATGGCGCTGGACTCGTCGCATGGCGGCTTCGAGTGCCTGTCGCTCTCCGTCTCGGCGCTGAGCAACACCGGTCCCAGCCTCATGCCGATGCAGCAGACGGCCCTGCTGCCGCCGCTGTCCAAGGTGGTGCTCATGGTCTGGATGATCGCGGGCCGGCTGGAGATCCTGCCTGTCCTGGCGCTCTTCAGCGCCAGGACGTGGCATCAGTAG